The Geminocystis sp. NIES-3708 genomic sequence GAGAAAAAACTCCAAAACAAGCCTTAGAAGAAGCTCAAAAAAGACTAGATTTATCAATAACAAAATAAGACATTAAATACTTAATTCAAAGAGATTTTACTATTTTAATAAATATTAAAAGTTCAGTCTTCAAATATAACGTTTTTTTTGCAATTTAGTGAGAAATTTTTGGTTGTAAACCGTTTTTTAAATAATACTAATTGTAATTAATCGAGTATAGTCATTGGCAATTTTCCCTAAAATAGCAGTAAATTTTTTACTTTCTATCATTGAATAATTTTTTTTGATTGTTTCTGCTGTCTTACCTAAATTTAAGTCCTCTAATTTTCGTAATTTCGCAATTAATTGTTGATAGGTTTCGGCTAGAATGATAACATGACTTATTCTTTTTTGCTTTGTAATTAATATTGATTCAATTTGTGTTTTATCAAATAATTCCCTGTCTTGATTACGAGTTTGCCTTGATGTATAACTTTTTAGTGTTGACAATATTTTGGCTATTTTATATGTATTAACAAAAAAATATATTATTTTCTTCTTCAAATTTATTAATAAATTTTTTGAACATTAAATTTACAAAGAAAAAGCTAATTTATCATCTTAATATATGGTAAAATTAAATTATTTTGCAGTTGATTACTAATTAATTTTTGATAAAATTCAGTTGCTGAATCTGGATTTATTTGTTGTAAAGCAGTCAATAAATTATAACTATTTTCGAGTAGGTTACTAACATCAATATTAAAATAATCAGGCTCATATTCTCGCAATTTTTTACTACCTTCTCCTAATAAAATAACTGCTCCTCGCCAATTATTATTACTAAGATGATAACAACCTACTGCTATTTGTAAAATTCCCTGATAGAATGTCTTATCAGGTTCGATTGAATCCATCCAAATTTCTTCAAGAGTATCATGACAAGCATAAAATTGTTGTTGATTAAATTCCTCTATTCCTTTTGTGAAAAGTTCATTATTCATGTTAAGTAATTAATAATTGAGCATATTTTCTCTTAAAAATGATTAATCAGTGGCGAAATTGGTTAAAATCTCAACATTTTGGAAGACGATCTATTTCTACTCGTTATGCTTTAATCGAAGCCTGTTTAATCGGGATTTTTTCAGCATTAGCAGCACTTTTACTTAAAGAAGGAATTAATTTATTAGGTAGTTATCGCTTAGAATTAGTAGATCGTTGGAGTGCGATCGCCATCTTACCATTATTTGGCTTAATTTTTGGTGGATTAGCAGGTTTTTTAGTGGAAAATGTGTCCCCAACGGCAGCAGGAGGAGGTATTCCCCAAGTCAAAGCGGCATTAGCTAGATACAAAATTCCCCTTTCTTTACGAGTAGCTGTAGTAAAAATTATAGGCACAATTCTGGTTTTAGGTTCTGGTTTAACTTTAGGTCGTCGTGCGCCAACTGTCCATATAGGAGCAGCTTTAGCTGGTGAATTAACTCGTTTTGTACCCACTTCTCCCGAACATCGAAGACAAATGATAGCGGCAGGGGCAGCAGCAGGATTGGCGGCAGGGTTTAATACGCCCATCGCTGGGGTAATGTTTGTGGTAGAAGAATTGATGCGAGATATTTCTAATTTAACCCTTGAAACAGCTATTGTCGCCTCATTTACAGGGGCGGTAGTGTCATTAATTTTACAATCTCCTAACTTAAAATTACCTGAAAGTATTATATCCATTGAGAATCTTACCTTTTCCCCTCACGAAATTCCTTTTTATCTGCTTTTAGGTATCCTCGCAGGAATTTTAGGGGCAATTTTTAATCGTAGTATCTTATTTAGCGTCAAGTGGAATGACAAACTAAAAATACCTTTATTCGTGCGTATTGGGGTAGCAGGATTAATTTCTGGCTTAATTATCGCCTCTTTACCGCCTTTTTTTCGGGATAACGCAGGATTAAAAGAGTTTGTGATTCGTGGAGAATTAACTTGGCAACAAACTGCCTTAGCATTTTTAGCTCATTACATCTTAACAATTTTAGCCGCAGGATCGGGTGCACCGGGAGGATTATTCGCACCAGCTTTGATTATGGGCTCAGCTTTAGGTTATTTGGTGGGAGACTTTGAAGGCTATATTTCAGGCAGTGAAAGCATTTCAACTTTTGCCTTAGTGGGTATGGGGGCGTTATTTACAGGAGTTGTCAGAGTTCCCATTACAGCTATTATGATTGTATTCGAGTTGAATGCTAACTTTAATTTAGTATTACCCTTAATGATTACTTGTGCTGTAGCTTATATCAGTGCTGAAACTTTCGAGAATGGTTCTGTATATCAACATTTATTAAGCAGTATGGGTATTGAATTGCAAAAGGAAAATAACGATACTCAAGAGCATTTTTTAAGTCATTTAACCGC encodes the following:
- a CDS encoding prevent-host-death protein → MSTLKSYTSRQTRNQDRELFDKTQIESILITKQKRISHVIILAETYQQLIAKLRKLEDLNLGKTAETIKKNYSMIESKKFTAILGKIANDYTRLITISII
- a CDS encoding DUF309 domain-containing protein; this encodes MNNELFTKGIEEFNQQQFYACHDTLEEIWMDSIEPDKTFYQGILQIAVGCYHLSNNNWRGAVILLGEGSKKLREYEPDYFNIDVSNLLENSYNLLTALQQINPDSATEFYQKLISNQLQNNLILPYIKMIN
- a CDS encoding chloride channel protein, with product MINQWRNWLKSQHFGRRSISTRYALIEACLIGIFSALAALLLKEGINLLGSYRLELVDRWSAIAILPLFGLIFGGLAGFLVENVSPTAAGGGIPQVKAALARYKIPLSLRVAVVKIIGTILVLGSGLTLGRRAPTVHIGAALAGELTRFVPTSPEHRRQMIAAGAAAGLAAGFNTPIAGVMFVVEELMRDISNLTLETAIVASFTGAVVSLILQSPNLKLPESIISIENLTFSPHEIPFYLLLGILAGILGAIFNRSILFSVKWNDKLKIPLFVRIGVAGLISGLIIASLPPFFRDNAGLKEFVIRGELTWQQTALAFLAHYILTILAAGSGAPGGLFAPALIMGSALGYLVGDFEGYISGSESISTFALVGMGALFTGVVRVPITAIMIVFELNANFNLVLPLMITCAVAYISAETFENGSVYQHLLSSMGIELQKENNDTQEHFLSHLTAADVMQPQVETVTPNLSMSELLELMTTSHHRGFPVVENGNIVGIITQSDLVKAETFNSDISIDEIMTRNPITVKADVSLSDVLYLLNRYQLSRLPVLQNNRLVGIITRTDIIRVEVNELKADALTKSQPAYTVYKTRSPATGKGRILVPIEEDDDFRALSKIALSIARYYQYEIEFVQVIKIAKHQDPSTIKVDKKNARHLMQNLERMGRKAKISVHTSIIVGHYRSQIILDIIKQRHINLLVMGWKQNFYGQEFVFSQLIDSLINKATCELILIRLGKNKQFYPYNINPLGSLLIPTAGGPNIEEGLKLLPAFLEVYNQEKLPPIWLTKVYPPEAKDFNSNQLYTTTKKLQNLLNTEVQSLTVCSTSVVSAVIQLAETQKSELVILGASRDSLLKQAWYGNIPEAITSKLDTTVIIIRLPS